A single region of the Garra rufa chromosome 20, GarRuf1.0, whole genome shotgun sequence genome encodes:
- the cdab gene encoding cytidine deaminase b, which produces MADQKMRHELINGLNERLSGIKELIRKSLEARKFAYCPYSKFRVGAALLTHDGTVFTGCNVENACFNLGICAERTAISKAVSEGYQDFKAIAIASDMCEHFISPCGGCRQFMREFGANWDVYLSKPDGSYVEMTVEELLPASFGPEDLKMKKVNIHNEF; this is translated from the exons ATGGCAGATCAAAAGATGAGACACGAGCTTATTAACGGGTTAAATGAGCGCTTGTCAGGAATAAAAGAGTTGATTCGGAAATCCCTCGAGGCCAGAAAGTTCGCCTACTGCCCTTACAGCAAGTTCAGAGTCGGGGCGGCACTCCTGACACACGACGGGACGGTTTTCACAG GCTGTAATGTGGAAAACGCGTGCTTCAACTTGGGGATCTGCGCTGAGAGAACCGCCATCTCTAAAGCTGTATCAGAGGGCTACCAGGATTTCAAAGCCATTGCTATTGCCAG TGATATGTGTGAGCACTTCATTTCCCCCTGTGGTGGTTGCAGGCAATTCATGAGAGAG TTCGGTGCAAACTGGGACGTGTATTTGTCTAAACCTGACGGTTCCTATGTGGAGATGACTGTTGAGGAACTGCTGCCTGCGTCTTTCGGTCCAGAagacttaaaaatgaaaaaagtgaaTATTCATAAtgaattctga